A segment of the Lentisphaerota bacterium genome:
GCTGCGGGACAACACCGGCGCACATCCAAGCCATGAAGCGCGTCGCCGACCAGACGCCGCGACGGACCCATCGCTAGCAGTCTCACGCACGATCAGCACTGCCAGTGCGTGGCCTGCACGCCGGGCAGCCGGCCGATCCGTTGCGTCACGGCCAGGGGCATGCGCGACAAATTCGTGTGTTTGTATGCGACAAAAATCAGCGTCTTGACAGCGGGGGCTAAAATGCGTATAGTGCCCACCGTTCGTTGTTCAAAGCGCCCCCTTCGTCTATCGGCTAGGACGCTAGGTTCTCATCCTAGTAAGAGGGGTTCGACTCCCCTAGGGGGTGCCAGTTACAGCGGACGCGGGGAATCTTGTATGTCGGCGACCGTCCCTGTCCCACAGAGCCTCGTCATTTTTGGCGCCTCGGGCGATTTGGCACGGCGCAAACTCTTCCCGGCCCTCTTCTCCCTCCACCGGCAGCACCTGCTGCCGCTGCCGTTTGTGATGCTGGGCGTTGGGCGAACGCCTTTTACCGACGATCAATTCCGTGACGAGATGCGCACGAGTCTGGATCGGTTTGTTCCCGTCCGCGCCGACGAGCACCCGCAGGAGCGTTTGTGTTTTGTCCAATGCTTTTCCTATCTCACGTTAAACACCGGTGATGGCGCGGATTACGTCCGCCTCGCGGAGCGGCTGCGTGACATTCAGACCCGTCGGAACCTGCCGGCGAACGTCGTGTTCTACCTGAGCACGCCGCCGGATCTCTCCCGCCGAATTCCCGTATTTCTGGCTGAGCATGGCCTGCATAACGAAGCCGATGGATTCAAGCGTCTGATTATCGAAAAGCCGTTTGGCCACGACGGCGCCTCGGCCGGGGAGCTGCACGACACGCTCCGTCGCCGGTTTGCCGATCATCAGATCTTTCGCATCGACCACTACCTCGGCAAGGAGACCGTGCAGAACCTCGTCGTGCTCCGATTCGCCAACGTGCTGTTCGATGCGGTCTGGGACTACCGCTACGTTGAGGCGGTCGAGATCACCGCTTCGGAAAGTCTGGGCGTGGAGAACCGGGCCGGCTATTTTGATCACAGCGGCATTGTGCGCGACATGATCCAGAACCATCTGCTTCATGTGCTGGCCATGACCGCCATGGATCCGCCGCAGCAGTTTGACGCCGCGTGCGTGCATACCGAGACGCTCAAGGTGCTGCGCGGCCTGCGGCCGCTCACGCAGGACGAACTGGCGCGGGATGTCGTGTTCGGACAATACACGGCCAGCCGCATCGGCGGAGAGGCCGTCGCGGCCTACCGTGACGAACCGGGCGTCGCGCCCGGCAGCCGCACCGAAACCTATGCCGCCATCAAGCTCTTCATCAATCATTCCCGCTGGCACAATGTGCCGTTCTATGTGCGAGCGGGGAAGCGGCTGCCCACCCGCGTCACCGAAGTCGTGCTTCATTTCAAGCGAAGCCCGCATCCCGTCTTCGGGGCGGTTCCCGGCGCCCTGCCGAACAAGCTCGTGATACGGATTCAGCCCGACGAGGGCGTGCTCATGACCTTCGGCATGAAGGAGCCGGGCGCCGGTTTTCAGGTGAAGAATGTCAACATGAATTTTCACTACAAGGATCTCGCAGCGACGGCCATACCGGATGCGTACGAGCGGCTGCTGCTGGACTGCATGAACGGCGATGCCACGCTCTATGCGTCGGGCGATGCCGTGGAGGCCTGCTGGGCGTTCATTGATCCGATTCTGAGCTACCATGCGCAAGCCGGCAGCTTGTTTGAATACCCGGCCGGAACATGGGGCCCGGCGGAAGCCGAGGCGATCCTCGCACGCGACGGGCGGACCTGGCGCTATCCGTGCAAGACGCTCGCGGACGACGGCGCATTCTGCGAACTGTGATCTGGCGCGCCTGTTTCATCCGGTGGGTTCGCGGGTCACCGCCTGTCCGATACGGCGGCGAGCAGCCCGGCCATGATCAGGCAGGTGACGAGGCTGCTGCCGCCGTGGCTGATGAACGGCAGGGTGATTCCGGTGATCGGCATCGCCTTGGTGACGCCCGCGACGTTGAGGATCGTCTGGAAGGCGAGCGCTGCGGTTAGACCCGCGCCGACTGTGGTTACAAAAGGCGTGGACGCAGCGGCTGAGGCCCGCCATCCCCGTGCGAACAGGATGGCGTACACGGCGAGCAAAAGCGAGCAACCAACCAGACCGAGTTCCTCGGCCCAGGCCGCATAAATAAAATCCGACGTGACGATCGGCACGGTGTGCGGCGCACCTGCGCCGATCCCCGAACCCCACAGGCCGCCGGAATACATCGCCGAAAGTGCCTGGAGGATCTGCCAGCCGGTGCCTGTCGGATCGGCAAACGGGTTCCGCCAGACATCCAGCCGGAGCCGCGCGTGATGCGAAACCGTCGCTGCGGCAAATCCGACGACCGCCATGCCGAGCGCACCCCACGCAAGATAACCCAGGCGGCGGGTGCTGGCAAAGAGCATCACGATCAAGACCCCGTTCAACAGGACCAGCAGACCCAGATCGTTCAGCCGGAGAATCAGCACCATGGGCACGCTCCA
Coding sequences within it:
- a CDS encoding glucose-6-phosphate dehydrogenase translates to MSATVPVPQSLVIFGASGDLARRKLFPALFSLHRQHLLPLPFVMLGVGRTPFTDDQFRDEMRTSLDRFVPVRADEHPQERLCFVQCFSYLTLNTGDGADYVRLAERLRDIQTRRNLPANVVFYLSTPPDLSRRIPVFLAEHGLHNEADGFKRLIIEKPFGHDGASAGELHDTLRRRFADHQIFRIDHYLGKETVQNLVVLRFANVLFDAVWDYRYVEAVEITASESLGVENRAGYFDHSGIVRDMIQNHLLHVLAMTAMDPPQQFDAACVHTETLKVLRGLRPLTQDELARDVVFGQYTASRIGGEAVAAYRDEPGVAPGSRTETYAAIKLFINHSRWHNVPFYVRAGKRLPTRVTEVVLHFKRSPHPVFGAVPGALPNKLVIRIQPDEGVLMTFGMKEPGAGFQVKNVNMNFHYKDLAATAIPDAYERLLLDCMNGDATLYASGDAVEACWAFIDPILSYHAQAGSLFEYPAGTWGPAEAEAILARDGRTWRYPCKTLADDGAFCEL